AAATTCGTAACAGAGCTACACACCAAGCCCGAGGTGCGTCTCCGCTTTATGAAAGCGTTTCCTGCTGACGGACCTACCTTGCATTATGTGCAAGTTTAGATCAAGATCCCTTATCCATTTAGCGGCGTACTGCCAGCACAGTTCGAGGCCGGTCGTGCGCTGCGATTCGATCTATGCACCTTGGACCGCCCTGTAGAAAACTCTAGCGATTGAGCAGGAGGAAGGCAGGGTGTGAATGAAGTCCCCACCAATAACAATCATCACAGCTTCACGCATGTTGCTGTTCACAGATTGAACTTGGCGAACGCCTAAGGGGTCGAAATGAATACATTGCTAAAAGGACAAGTCGCGGTCGTAACCGGGGCGGGTTCTGGTATCGGTGCAGCCGTCGCCGTTGCACTCGCAGATGCAGGTGCGACCGTCGTCGTCAATCATCCGAATATTCCCGCACCAGCGGAAGAGATTGTCGGCAAGATCAAGAGCAACGGCGGTGCGGCGATTGCTCTTGGGGCGGATGTCAGCAAAGAGGACGAGGTAATCGCGATGTTCCGCGATATCGTCGCGAAATTCGGAACGGTTGATATTTTGGTTGCCAATGCCGGCCTGCAACGCGATTCACCTTTCACCAAAATGAGCCTCGCAGATTGGCAGTTTGTATTGAATGTCAACCTTACCGGGCAATTCCTTTGCGCGAGAGAGGCGACGCGTGAGTTTCTGAGGCGTGGCCCGGATCCTTCGCGATCGGTTGCAACGGGAAAGATCATCTGCATGAGTTCCGTACATCAGGTGATTCCGTGGGCTGGACACTGCAACTATGCCACGTCGAAGGGTGGCATCAAGCTCTTTATGGAGAGCATCGCGCAAGAGTTAGCTCCGCATAAGATTCGAGTCAACGCGATCGGTCCCGGAGCCATCAAGACACCTATCAATCGAGTGGCCTGGGAGACGCCCGCCGCCGAGGCGGCGTTGCGCACACTCATTCCATACGACCGTGTCGGAGTTCCGGAGGACATTGCAAAGGCAGCCGTATGGCTGGCCTCCGATGAGTCGGATTATGTGACCGGAACCACGCTCTTCGTCGACGGCGGCATGACCTTATATCCGGGGTTTGCGACAGGCGGATAGCGCGACGGCAGACTTTTTTGGTGGGGTTCAGTAGTGAATGGACGCCAATTCATTCTAGAGAAGAAGCTAGGGCCATCGTGGAAAACCAATCGGCAACCTATCCCATACGAGAACTATCTCCGTCAGCCACTTTAGCTGATGCCATCGCGTTGCATTGGCCCGAGTATCTGTTCGAAGGGTTGGAACTGGGGGCGTTCATGCTTTCGGCTTGTGCCTTTGGGACGCTGCTGTTTTACTCCGAATCTCCTATCGTTACATGGTTGCCATCCGCTGTGCTTCGTCTTGTTCTCATGGGGATTGCGATGGGCGGTACCGCGATCGCGATCATCCTCTCTCCTATGGGGCGTCGATCGGGAGCGCATTTCAATCCCGTGGTATCGTTCACATTCTTCTGCCTTGGGAAGATGCATCGGTTGGATGCGCTGCTATATATAGCCTCTCAATTTTTAGGAGGGGCATTTGGGGTAGTTATTGCGAGGATTCTCCTCGGGCCCCAGCTTGCCTCCCCGTCCGTACGCTACGTTGTCACAGTTCCGGGACAGTACGGCGTTCCTCTCGCTTTTCTGGCCGAGTTCTTTATGGGACTGCTTACGATGACGGTGGTGCTTCAGAGTTCCAATCGTCAGCGTCTTTCACGCATCACCTGGTTGCTGGTGGGACTTTTGGTAGCGACGTATGTGATTGCGTTCTCCCCAGTGTCCGGTTTTAGTCTCAATCCCGCTCGCACAATATCTTCGGCGCTCTTCGCTGGTGTGTGGACGGCGATGTGGCTCTATTTTACGGCTCCGCTGTTGGGCATGCTTCTTGCAGCCTTACTCTATGTCTTTTTCTTCGGATCACAGGCGGTCTTCTGCGCCAAGATTTACCACGATCTTCATAGTCCTTGCCCTTTTCGCTGCCGTTTTCAACGGCTGGCACAACCGGAGCCATCCGCGTCTCACTCGTGATTCGGAGAAGGCTCTCTAACCACGCATTTCAACGGGAGAATCATGGCACAGCAACTGCGTTACGACATCATCATCATTGGAACAGGTGCAGGCGGAGCAACGTTGGCCAAACGCCTCGCGCCCTCAGGAATGAAGATTCTCATCCTTGAGCGCGGCGACTACGTCCCTCGCGAGAAAGAGAACTGGAGTTCTCTGGAGGTTAACCTCAAGGGACACTATCTCGCCAAGGAGAAGTGGCGCACAAAAGACGGAGAGGTCCTTGAGCCTCATACCAACTACAACGTGGGGGGAAACACAAAGTTCTTTGGTGCGGCTCTCTTCCGGCTGCGCGAAGTCGACTTTGGAGAGATTCAACACGCGGGCGGGATTTCCCCGGCATGGCCCATTTCCTATAAAGATCTCGAATCGTACTATGACGAGGCCGAGCACCTGTTCGAGGTTCGCGGAGAGCGTGGTGTCGATCCTACTGACCCACCGACCACCGGTCCATATCCCTATCCTGCAATCTCACATGAAGAACGGCTTGAAAGACTCAGTGCGGATTTTTCCTCCATGGGGCTTCATCCGTTTCATACGCCCTTAGGCGTGCGCCTCGACGAGCAGCACCTGCGCACGAGCCGCTGCATCCGCTGCAACACATGTGACGGATTTCCTTGCCTCATCCACGCGAAATCCGATGCCGAGATGATGTGCATCGAGCCGACACTAAAGATGCATGACAACGTCACGCTCCTGACCAAGGCGAAGGTCACTTCCCTCAAGACCGGCAGCTCTGGCAAAGAGATCGCCGGTGTTCTCTTCGAGCATGATGGAGAGCAGGTGGAAGTGTCAGCGGATGTTGTCGTCGTCTCCTGCGGAGCGATCAATTCGGCCGCGCTATTGCTGCGCTCGGCGAACAGCGATCATCCGGACGGATTGGCCAACCGTTCGGGCGTGGTAGGTAGGCACTACATGGGACACACTAACTCGGTGGTCATGGCTCTCTCGCTCTGTCCCAATCCCACGATCTTTCAGAAGACGCTATCGGTTAATGACTTTTATCAGGCTTCAGGCGAATGGGAGTTTCCGATGGGACACATCTCCTTCGTTGGAAAGCTAGATCTCGACACACTTAGGGCTGGGGCGCCGGCGATTGCTCCTGGCTGGAGTCTTGAACTGATGGCAAAACACTCACTCGACTTCTGGCTTACCACGGAAGACCTGCCTAACCCCGAGAATCGCGTCACGATCAACAGTGCCGGCGAGATTGTTCTGAGCTATACACCCAACAACCTGGAGGCCCATAAGCGGCTCAAGCATCAGTTGTCGAAGATGATGAAGAGCACCTCGTGTGAGTTTCATGGGCCCGGATGCCACCAGGGACTATTCGACAGAAACATCTTTATTGGCCAACAGATTCCACTCGCAGGGGTTGCTCACCAGAATGGTACTGTGCGCTTCGGTCATGATCCGTTGACAAGCGCGCTAGATATCAACTGCAAGGCTCACGACGTCGACAACCTCTATGTAGTCGACGGGAGCTTCTTCCCTTCGAGTGGCGCGGTAAATCCTGCCCTGACGATCGTCGCGAACGCACTGCGCGTTGGCGACCATTTGTTAGAGCGTATGCATGCGCGCAAGGAAGTATCGCAGGCATTGCACGCATGACGTACTCATTTCATGCAATTCGTTGGCTGGCGTTTTCCCTTGTGGTCTTCAGCTATGGCCACGCCAAGGCGTCGGTTCGTGTGACCAGCGTAGACTGTCCCTCGATCTCGATGGTCTCGCTCGACCGCGCAATCACGTTTTACACAAAGGTGCTGGACTTTCATCTTGTGAAGATGGAGGACTCGTCTAGTTCAGCGCGGCTCGCACCTGCCATGCCCCCGAAAGCGACGGCTAGAACTGCGAAGCTGTCACTTGGCGACGAGTGCCTGGACATTACAGAGTACAGTTCGCCGAAAGGCAAACCATTTCCTGATGATTCGCGAGCGAATGATCTTTGGTTCGAGCATATAGCGATCGTGGTATCGAACATGAATGAGGCATATGAGCGACTAAAAGTAGCGCACGTTCGTTTTGTATCGAACATTCCTCAAACTTTGCCGGTGTGGAACAAGGAGGCCGGAGGCATATCCGCATTCTATTTTCGCGATCTAGATGGACATTATCTGGAGTTGATCCATTTTCCCTCGGGAAAGGGCCAGCAGAAGTGGCAGATGCCATCAAAGAAGACATTCTTGGGTATTGACCATACTGCGATTGCCGTCTCTGACACTCAGAGGAGTATTGCTTTCTATCGTGACAAACTTCATTTCCGAGTTGCCGGAAGCAGCGAGAACTACGGGGAGGAGCAGGAGCACCTCAGTGGTGTGTTCAACGCCCATGTTCTCATCACCAGTCTTCGCGCCGAATCAGGTATAGGAATAGAGCTTCTTGATTATGTAACTCCGACCTCCGGCCGTCCAATCCCCAGCAACCTCCATGTTTCCGATGTCGCTCGCTGGCAAATCCCGTTAGAGGTTTCACCGGGGTCATCGTCTGTCAAAAAGATTGACGAGTTTCCAAACACACACTGGATCAAAGTATCCGACCGTGACGGAACTGATCGCGAAGCCACCTGGATGAATGACCCCGACGGCCACCTTTTAGAGCTGATCAGGCGAGGCGCTTCTATGGAGCCTGTCAAACAATGATCGATGACAAGAAATATACGGAAGTCAACAACGCTGAGCAAAGCCGTTTAGAGGAATCGAGCAGGAAAGAAAAGCATTGGAAGAGGTGGGGCCCCTATCTAAGCGAACGTGCCTGGGGAACAGTCCGTGAAGACTACAGCGCCAACGGGACCGCGTGGGACTCGTTTCCACACGATCACGCACGATCTCGTGCATACCGTTGGAATGAAGATGGTCTAGGTGGCATTTGCGACAACCACCAAAATCTTTGTTTCGCGCTGGCTCTTTGGAATGGCCATGATCCGATTTTGAAGGAGCGGCTGTTCGGCTTGACAGGTAGCGAAGGAAACCATGGTGAGGACGTGAAGGAGTACTACTTCTACGTCGATTCGACACCGACACACTCCTACATGAAATTTCTTTACAAATATCCGCAAGGTGAATTTCCGTACAACAAACTTGTGAGCGAAAACGCTCGGCGCGGAAAGCACGAGCCTGAATTCGAATTGCTCGACACGGGTGTCTTTGACGAAGATCGGTATTTCGACGTTCAAGTAGAGTACGCGAAAGCGGATGTCGACGACATAGCGATTCGGATTACCGTAACTAATCGCGGAACCGATGCAGCGTCTATCGATGTGCTCCCCACGCTCTGGTTCCGTAATACCTGGTCTTGGGCTGGTGACGAGGAAATCCCGGAGATCAAAGTTGCCAAGAACAAATCAGGTCAATCTCGTTTACTTACAAAGAAGGCGGGGTTCGATGCCTACGAGTTGTCTTTTGAAGGCAGCCCAGATCTCTTGTTTACCGAGAACGAAACCAACTACGAGCGCTTCTACGGTTCTCCGAACCGTTCATTCACCAAAGATGGCATCAATGATGTAGTCGTCAGCGGACGGATGCAGGCTTGCAATCCGGAGAATCGCGGCAGCAAAGCCGCCGCACGTTACAAATTAGAGCTCCAAGGCGGACAAACCGCGGTACTGCATCTACGGTTGACGCGAGACAATGACCTCACCCACGCCTTCGAGGGGTTCGATGCTATCTTTCAAGAACGAGTCACGGAAGCGAACGATTACTATGCGGCGATTATCCCGCCAGAACTCAATGATGACGAGCGAAATGTTATGCGTCAGTCCCTTGCGGGCCTGTTGTGGTCCAAACAGTTCTATCACTATGTGATCAAAGAATGGCTAGAGGGAGATCCGAAACAGCCAACTCCTCCACCCGTACGAGATACGGGTCGCAACTCCACGTGGGGACACCTTTACAACGCTGATGTGCTTTCAATGCCCGACAAGTGGGAATACCCATGGTTCGCTGCTTGGGATCTTGCATTTCATTGCATTGCCCTTTCGATCGTCGATGCAGATTTTGC
The nucleotide sequence above comes from Tunturibacter empetritectus. Encoded proteins:
- a CDS encoding MIP/aquaporin family protein — encoded protein: MGFSSEWTPIHSREEARAIVENQSATYPIRELSPSATLADAIALHWPEYLFEGLELGAFMLSACAFGTLLFYSESPIVTWLPSAVLRLVLMGIAMGGTAIAIILSPMGRRSGAHFNPVVSFTFFCLGKMHRLDALLYIASQFLGGAFGVVIARILLGPQLASPSVRYVVTVPGQYGVPLAFLAEFFMGLLTMTVVLQSSNRQRLSRITWLLVGLLVATYVIAFSPVSGFSLNPARTISSALFAGVWTAMWLYFTAPLLGMLLAALLYVFFFGSQAVFCAKIYHDLHSPCPFRCRFQRLAQPEPSASHS
- a CDS encoding GMC family oxidoreductase — its product is MAQQLRYDIIIIGTGAGGATLAKRLAPSGMKILILERGDYVPREKENWSSLEVNLKGHYLAKEKWRTKDGEVLEPHTNYNVGGNTKFFGAALFRLREVDFGEIQHAGGISPAWPISYKDLESYYDEAEHLFEVRGERGVDPTDPPTTGPYPYPAISHEERLERLSADFSSMGLHPFHTPLGVRLDEQHLRTSRCIRCNTCDGFPCLIHAKSDAEMMCIEPTLKMHDNVTLLTKAKVTSLKTGSSGKEIAGVLFEHDGEQVEVSADVVVVSCGAINSAALLLRSANSDHPDGLANRSGVVGRHYMGHTNSVVMALSLCPNPTIFQKTLSVNDFYQASGEWEFPMGHISFVGKLDLDTLRAGAPAIAPGWSLELMAKHSLDFWLTTEDLPNPENRVTINSAGEIVLSYTPNNLEAHKRLKHQLSKMMKSTSCEFHGPGCHQGLFDRNIFIGQQIPLAGVAHQNGTVRFGHDPLTSALDINCKAHDVDNLYVVDGSFFPSSGAVNPALTIVANALRVGDHLLERMHARKEVSQALHA
- a CDS encoding VOC family protein, producing the protein MTYSFHAIRWLAFSLVVFSYGHAKASVRVTSVDCPSISMVSLDRAITFYTKVLDFHLVKMEDSSSSARLAPAMPPKATARTAKLSLGDECLDITEYSSPKGKPFPDDSRANDLWFEHIAIVVSNMNEAYERLKVAHVRFVSNIPQTLPVWNKEAGGISAFYFRDLDGHYLELIHFPSGKGQQKWQMPSKKTFLGIDHTAIAVSDTQRSIAFYRDKLHFRVAGSSENYGEEQEHLSGVFNAHVLITSLRAESGIGIELLDYVTPTSGRPIPSNLHVSDVARWQIPLEVSPGSSSVKKIDEFPNTHWIKVSDRDGTDREATWMNDPDGHLLELIRRGASMEPVKQ
- a CDS encoding MGH1-like glycoside hydrolase domain-containing protein translates to MIDDKKYTEVNNAEQSRLEESSRKEKHWKRWGPYLSERAWGTVREDYSANGTAWDSFPHDHARSRAYRWNEDGLGGICDNHQNLCFALALWNGHDPILKERLFGLTGSEGNHGEDVKEYYFYVDSTPTHSYMKFLYKYPQGEFPYNKLVSENARRGKHEPEFELLDTGVFDEDRYFDVQVEYAKADVDDIAIRITVTNRGTDAASIDVLPTLWFRNTWSWAGDEEIPEIKVAKNKSGQSRLLTKKAGFDAYELSFEGSPDLLFTENETNYERFYGSPNRSFTKDGINDVVVSGRMQACNPENRGSKAAARYKLELQGGQTAVLHLRLTRDNDLTHAFEGFDAIFQERVTEANDYYAAIIPPELNDDERNVMRQSLAGLLWSKQFYHYVIKEWLEGDPKQPTPPPVRDTGRNSTWGHLYNADVLSMPDKWEYPWFAAWDLAFHCIALSIVDADFAKSQLSLMLREWYMHPNGQLPAYEWAFGDVNPPVHAWAVWRVYRIEERRRGTGDLRFLESAFHKLLLNFTWWVNQKDADGLNVFEGGFLGLDNIGVFDRSSPLPVAGLIEQSDGTSWMAMYTLNMLTIASELARYNPAYEDVASKFWEHFLYIAHAMTHICADGKGLWDSEDGFFYDVLYSKSGDWERMKVRSLVGLTPLFAVDTLESADLDRMPDFTHRLNWFVKNRPDLTSNIARMHGGQNDRLLLSIIDEERLRGILRLMLDENEFLSPYGVRALSRSHLESPYIKYVGGTEYRVDYEPAESTSGLFGGNSNWRGPIWFPMNYLIIESLQKYHFFYGDRFKVECPTGSGRLMTLAQVSVELSNRLSSIFLKNEAGLRPVYGSIEKFQRDPHWKDLLLFFEYFHGDHGSGVGASHQTGWTGLVAKLLQQSGGQTPVSSTYK
- a CDS encoding glucose 1-dehydrogenase, which encodes MNTLLKGQVAVVTGAGSGIGAAVAVALADAGATVVVNHPNIPAPAEEIVGKIKSNGGAAIALGADVSKEDEVIAMFRDIVAKFGTVDILVANAGLQRDSPFTKMSLADWQFVLNVNLTGQFLCAREATREFLRRGPDPSRSVATGKIICMSSVHQVIPWAGHCNYATSKGGIKLFMESIAQELAPHKIRVNAIGPGAIKTPINRVAWETPAAEAALRTLIPYDRVGVPEDIAKAAVWLASDESDYVTGTTLFVDGGMTLYPGFATGG